In Thermofilaceae archaeon, the genomic window TTCAAGCCTTAAAGCTAGCCGAGTACGTCGGCCAGCGCTTTGAAGTGCTCCTTCAGAGCCGGGTAGAGGGCCGTGTAGAGCCTGTAGTACTTCTCGTAGAGGGCGCTGTTAGCTGGGTTGTGCTTCACCTCGTCGCGCGTGCGGACCATTGACTTGACAGCCTCTCTCACGTTGGGGTAGGCTCTCGTTCCAACGCTCGCCAGGATGGCCGCGCCGAAGGAGGAGCCCTCGTCGACCTCCATCGTGTACACGTCGCAGGCGTACACGTCCGCTAGGATCTGCCTCCAGAGAGCGCTGCGCGCGCCGCCGCCTAGCACCCGCACTTCACGAGGCTTGATGCCTAGAGCCTTCATCAGCTCCAGTGAATCCCTCAAGCCGTAGCACACGCCCTCAAGGATGGCCCTAACCATGTGCTGCCTGCCGTGCTTCAGGGAGAGGCCGAAGAAGACGCCCCTAGCGTAGGGGTCGGCGTGTGGCGTGCGCTCCCCAGCGAGGTAGGGTAGGAAGATGAGGCCCTCCGAGCCCGGTGGAGCCTGCTCCGCCTCTCTGGTTAGGAGCTCGTAGGGGTCCACGCCGAGTAGATCCGCCAACCCCCTTTCGAGCTGGCCCAGCTTATCCCTGAACCACCTGAAGCTGCCGCCAGCCGACAGCATCACCCCCATCAGGTGCCATGCGCCGGGGACGGCGTGGCAGAAGGCGTGCAGCCTGCCCTTCGGGTCGTAGCGGTAGCTGTCGCTGTGGGTGAAGACAACCCCGGAGGTCCCGATGTTCACCGAGACGATCCCCTCCTCCACTACGCCCGCGCCGACGCCCGCGGCGCCCTGATCCCCCGCTCCGGCGACCACCGGTGTACCCTTCCTCAACCCCGTCGCTTCACCGGCCTCCGAAGTCACCTCCCCCCTGACCTCCGGTGACTCGAGTACCTCAGGCAGCGCTTCGCTGGGTATGCTGAGCTCTTCAACCAGCTCGTACGACCAGCGCCTACTCTTCACGTCGAAGAGCGACGTACCCGAGGCGTCGTTGACGTCCGTCCTAACCTCGCCGGTCAGCTTGAAGCCAACGTAGTCCTTAGGCAGCATGAACTTACGCATCCTCGCGAAGTTCTGGGGCTCGTGCCTCTTCACCCAGAGGAGCTTGGGCGCGGTGAAGCCGGTGTGGGCTATGTTGCCCGTTATAGCGATGATCCTGTCGAGCCCGATCTTCGAGTTGATGTAGGCGGCCTCCTCCCCCGTCCGCTGATCGTTCCAGAGGATCGCTGGCCTGATCACTTTGAAGCTCTCGTCGAGCATCACGAGGCCGTGCATCTGGCCGGTGAGCCCAACGCCCTCAACGTCCTCCGGCTTCGCGCGGGCTTTCTCCAGGACAGCGCGGATCGATTGGACGGTTGCAGCCCACCAATCCTCCGGGTTCTGCTCAGTCCAACCGACCCTAGGCGTGTACAGAGGGTACTCCGTCGTGTGCGAAGCGATCACGCGCCCCCGCTCATCAATAAGGAGGACCTTGGATCCAGTCGTCCCCACGTCAATCCCCATGAATAGCGGCATTCCACCCCCCTGGATGGCTTAAAGAGGTCGTAATTATAGGTTAAGGCCTATATATCGAGCTTCTAGGGTGGTTGCGTGCGCAAGCCGCTGCTCTCGGGCTCGATCCTCGACGCGGACTTCGCCGAACTGCTGCGGCACGTGGAGGCTGCCATAAGGGGTGGAGTGGACCTGCTCCACTTCGACGTGGCGGACACGAGCTTCACACCCACGGTCAGCTTCGGGCCCCGCGTGGCCGCTTGCCTCCTCAGGAGGGTGAAAGTACCTGGTGAAGCGCACATCATGGTGAAAGACCCCGACCCGCTGATCCGCCAGCTCTCCGAGGCGGGGGTCTCCAGGGTCTACCTCCACGCTGAGGCTTCGCGATCGCCCTTCCGCCTCCTCGCCGGTGTGAGGGATCTCGGTCTCGAGCCTGCGATCGCGCTGAACCCGGTCACGAGCGTGGGCTCCGTGGAGCTCCTGCTCCCCGAAGTCTCCGCAGTCCTCGTGCTCCTCGTGGAGCCCGGCCTCGGTGGGCAGAAGATGTTGAGGAGCGCTCTGAGGAAGGTTTCTCAGCTGAGGGAGCTGAGGGAGAGGGAGGGGTACGGTTACTTGATCGCCGCTGACGGGGGCATTAAGGCTGAGAACGTCGGGGACGTCGTGAGGGCGGGGGCCGACATCGTGGTTGTGGGCTCCGCCATCTTCGCGAGCGGGGATCCGGAGGCGGCAGCGAGGGAGGTAAAGGCAAGGATGCTAGAGCACGTAGGCGGGGCCCCAGTGGATCTCGGCCGTGAACGCCCTCGCCCCCAGCCCCCTTAGCGCTTCCTCGACATCCCCGGCCACGTCGGGATCCGCCAGCGCGAAGACCGTTTCCCCGATCATCGCCTGCGAGGCTGCGAGAGCACCGGCAGCTTCAGCGGCCTCTACAGCCCTACGCACCCGCTCGGTCATGAAGCCGGCCTGCTCCGCGAAGCTCCTCGAGCACTGCATGAACCTCTCGATTGTTGGTTCGCGCAGCAGGTCGGCTAAGGCCCTCAACCCCAGCAGGTTGACCCGAGAAAGATCCCTCCTCAGTACCTCGCGCTTGCTGATCGGCGCGTAGAAGCCCACCACCACGCGCAGGCTCGAGTCGGCCACGAGTCTCACGACGGCGTCGTAGCCCGGTGCGCCGGGCCTCACGACGGCAACAGCGCCCCCCACGGCTAGCCCTGATACGGT contains:
- a CDS encoding ribulose-phosphate 3-epimerase, encoding MRKPLLSGSILDADFAELLRHVEAAIRGGVDLLHFDVADTSFTPTVSFGPRVAACLLRRVKVPGEAHIMVKDPDPLIRQLSEAGVSRVYLHAEASRSPFRLLAGVRDLGLEPAIALNPVTSVGSVELLLPEVSAVLVLLVEPGLGGQKMLRSALRKVSQLRELREREGYGYLIAADGGIKAENVGDVVRAGADIVVVGSAIFASGDPEAAAREVKARMLEHVGGAPVDLGRERPRPQPP
- the xylB gene encoding xylulokinase: MGIDVGTTGSKVLLIDERGRVIASHTTEYPLYTPRVGWTEQNPEDWWAATVQSIRAVLEKARAKPEDVEGVGLTGQMHGLVMLDESFKVIRPAILWNDQRTGEEAAYINSKIGLDRIIAITGNIAHTGFTAPKLLWVKRHEPQNFARMRKFMLPKDYVGFKLTGEVRTDVNDASGTSLFDVKSRRWSYELVEELSIPSEALPEVLESPEVRGEVTSEAGEATGLRKGTPVVAGAGDQGAAGVGAGVVEEGIVSVNIGTSGVVFTHSDSYRYDPKGRLHAFCHAVPGAWHLMGVMLSAGGSFRWFRDKLGQLERGLADLLGVDPYELLTREAEQAPPGSEGLIFLPYLAGERTPHADPYARGVFFGLSLKHGRQHMVRAILEGVCYGLRDSLELMKALGIKPREVRVLGGGARSALWRQILADVYACDVYTMEVDEGSSFGAAILASVGTRAYPNVREAVKSMVRTRDEVKHNPANSALYEKYYRLYTALYPALKEHFKALADVLG